TCACCAGTCGTCTCACCACGTTTTGGCGCGATGGCGTCGAGTTCGTCGATGAATACGATCGCGGGTGCGTTGTCCGAGGCCTCCTCGAAGATCTCTCGGAGCTGTTCTTCGGACTCGCCGTAGAACTTCGACATGATCTCCGGGCCGGAGATGTTGGTGAAGTACGCGTCGATCTCGTTGGCCACCGCCTTGGCCATCAGCGTCTTTCCGGTTCCGGGTGGACCGTGTAACAGCACTCCCTTTGGCGGGTCGATCCCCAACTGCCGGAACAGCTCCGGATGGCGCATCGGCAGCTCGATCATCTCTCGGACCTGCTCTAGCTCCTCGTCCAGTCCGCCGATGTCCTCGTAGGTGACATTGGGTGTTTCCCGATCGCTTGGTTCCTCGGAAACGATCTGTTCGGCGGGTTTCTCGCTCACATGCATCTCCGTCGAATCGGTGATCACCACCGTCCCGCTCGGGCTGGTGTCTGCAATCTTCAGTGGGATGCTCTGTCCGGACATGCTGGATAATGGTCCCAGACCGAACGAGATCGGAACGGTTTGCCCGGTCGTCACCGCGTGGCCACTCAGCTGATCTCGAATCAATGACCCGACATCACCCTGAATTCGAAGGGTTTGGGGCAGCGCCACTGTGATGCTTTTTGCGGGCTTGACGTCCGCCTTCTCAACGGTGACGCTGTCATCGATCCCGACGCCGATCTCCTGTCGGAGGCGACCGTCGATCCGGATGATCCCCTGGCCCTGATCCTCCGGGTAGCCCGGCCAGACGCGGGCGACGGCACGGCCATCACCTGCGCTGATCACGATGTAATCCCCGTTTTCGAGATCGAGTTCGGACATCGCTTCGCGGTCGATCGCTGCGAGTCCTCGCCCTGCGTCTTTTTGTTTGAGGAATTTAACTGTGAGTTTCATCGTTCCACCTCTACACCAACGATCCCGTTTTTCATAAACGCTTGCGCATCACCGGTTGGAAGGTCGATATCGTACTGTTTGTCCGCAACGGCGAACATTGCTGTTCCGTCGACGACGTCGATCGAGGCGTCGGTACCAGCACCGACGTCCATTACGAACACGATCGCATCGTCGTACTCGTATGTGGAAACGGGTGCTCCCTTGTTCGTGAACCGCTGTTGGTCGTTCATGCTAACTCTAAGTTAGTCATAGCACTATATAAATCTTCTGCCGAAAGACGCAATACGGTATCGTCAATCCGAACATCGATAGAAATGCGGTTCGGATCTTCGGACGCATCGAGAGCGAAAAGTGGGTTACATCTAGAGGGGCGGTGTTTATGGAACTGTCGGCGTAGTTTCGGTATGCAGACCGTTCGTCACGACGGACGTGAGACGGCGTTTCGACGGACAGATCTCGGACAAGGAAAGCCAGTGGTGTACGTTCATGGCAGCGGTGGCACTCACAAGGTGTGGGTTAAGCAGTACGGGTCCCACACGATCGACCGTCCGGCTGTGGCTCTCGATCTGAGCGGCCACGGGAAAAGCGAGGACACCGACACCGAACCGGGACTTGAAACGATCACGGCGTACGCGGATGACGTGTGCGCCGTCGTCCGTGCGGTCGATGGCGGTGTGGTTGTCGGTAATTCCCTCGGTGGCGCTGTCGGGTTGTGGCTCGCTCTCGAAGAGGACGTTGCCATCGATGGACTCGTTCTGTGCGGAACGGGCGCGAAACTGGGTGTGAACGATGGGCTTCTCGAATTGCTCGCGTCGGATCTCGATGGATCGACGGAACTGCTCCACGGAACAGATATGCTGTTTCACGACGCCGACGGGGACATCGAGAGCGTTTCCAAAGAAGCAATGCGTGCTGTGGGGTTAGACGTACTTCGGCGGGATTTCCTGAGCTGTGATGCCTTCGATGTGCGGGATCGGTTGGGAGAGATTTCGATACCTTGTCTCGCTATCACAGGCGAACACGATCGGCTCACTCCCGTGCGGTTCCACGAATATCTCGCGGAGAATATCCCGAACTGTCAACAAGTGACGGTTCCGGACGCAGCACACCTCTCGATGCTCGAACAGCCTGAACGATGGAACGACACCGTTCGATCGTTCGTCTCAACAGTGTAATATCTCAATACAGCTCGTCCAAGGCGTCTTCGACGTGGCTGTGTTCCTCGGCTGGGAAGGTTCCGGATTCGACCGCCTCAACGTATCCGTCGAGTGCGTGCTGTAGTTCCTCTCGGACGTTCCCGAACGCCGTCGCAAACGGGGGTGGACTCTCGCTGAGTCCGACCGCATCGTGGAACACGAGCACCTGTCCGTCACAATCGGGTCCGGCTCCGATGCCGATCGTCGGGATGTCGAGTTCGTCAGTGACGTGGGCCGCGAGATTCGCGGGCACGTGTTCGAGAACGAGCGAGAACGCACCGGCGTCTTCGTGTGCATGGGCGAGATCGAGGATCTCCTCAGCCGCTTTTTCAGTGGTGCCTTGTCTGGTGTAGCCGCCGAGTTCGTTCACCCGTTGGGGCGTCAACCCGAGGTGGGCCATGACTGGAATGCCGAGTTGAACGAGGCGTTCGGTCAGATCGACTGTGTGGGGTCCCGATTCGAGTTTGACTGCACCGGCACCGGCCTCTTTGAGCATCCGGCCACAGTTGCGCACGCTCTCGGCCTGTTCGACCCCAAAGGACAGAAACGGCATGTCGGCAACGACGAGCGCCTCCTCGGTGGCACGAGCGACTGCTTCCGTATGACTCGCCATCTCATCGACGGTCACAGGTAACGTCGATTCGTACCCGAGCGCAGCGTTGCCCATGCTGTCACCAACGAGGATGATGTCGATCCCAGCCTCCTCGACGAGACGTGCTGTCGGGGCGTCGTAGGCTGTGAGCATCGTTACCGACTCGGATCCTGCCATCGAACGGATCGCTGTCACTGACGGCATAACCGATAGTGACTACCGCGTCAGGTAAACGTGTTCGATTCGCGCTTTTGCGATCACGCATCACTCGTTTCTCTTCCATTCGCCGTACTCCCGATCCTCGAATTCGCCTTTGGCCTGTCGATCTCGTGGCCACACCGTGATCAGGACGACGGCGACGTAGTAGAGTGCGACGACGACACCGATCACGGTCCCAGGAACAGTTCCGACGGCGGCCGTCGATTCCCACGAATCAGTCGAGAGCGCCGTAACTTTGAACAACCATGACGCGATCAGCAGCGTGATGAGGGGGAGATACACCCGACGGAGCCGGCGAGCAAGCGCCTCGGCGAACGGGACTTTCGTCGTCGGGTGGCGGTAGTCGTTGCTGAGGTCACGCCGCCACGTCCGGTGTTCGACTCCTAGAGAGGGATCGAGCGCGTTCGCAAAGAGGTTCTGCTGGAGCATACGCGCACGGGCGCGAAACACGTCGTAATCCTGGTACCGGCGCGCTTCGACTCCCAAGAAGACAGTGATGACTACGATGCCAGCTAGGATGATCTCGTCTCTGCCTTGCGCCGAGAACGCATAGACGATGATCGCCGCGAGGATCGTAACCACCCAGTTGATCGTTTCATCGAGACGCTGCCGCCACGTTGTGACGCGGTCCATTTCCCCCCGGTAAAGATGCGCGGCAACCGAGCCGAGACCGACGCTCTGATCCACCATTTCGCGGCCGATTTCGCGCTCCTCGGGGGATTCCGGATCGAAGTCTCGCCCCTCGTCGGTGGTCATACGATCAGTTGGGTCGCTGTGCGCTTAACGTCGGTGTCCACGACGGAACGAGTAGGTTTATTCGCCGTCACGTCGCATGTACGTCCATCTAGATCCAAGAAGAGCACTATGCCCGAGCACATCGAGACGACGACACCGGAGGGGGTAGATTACGGCTGGGTGATGCAAGTCACGTTCGTGGTAACGATCCTCCTTGGCGCGCCCGCGATTGCAGTGCTGTCTCTGAACGTCGGGCCACTCCCCACGTGGACCGACCGTGCAGCGTTCGCCCTTCGGGTCGGTTCGGTCGTGTGGATCGTCACTGCGATTTCCGTCTTTCTGTACGCTCGCCAAACGCAAGGGCAAACGTAGCGTCTCAGACGTATCTGTACGCCGTCCCGGCTCGGTCTGCGGTCAGTTCGTCCCGTCGTGAATCACCGACGAACAGCGTTTTTTCTGGGGTTTTGTCGAGCCCTCGAACGGCAGCGAGCAGCGGCTCTGGATCCGGTTTCCGCGTTACGACTGTGTCCCGTCCGATCACGGTCTCGATATGGGTGGCGATGTCGTGGTGCTCAAGCGCGAGCCGACACGCCCGCTCACAGTTGAGCGAACAGACCGCGACGGGAACCGACCGGGGGAGTTCCGCGGCGGTTGGGAGCCGTGTCGAGCGCTCTGCACCGCGACACTCGTGTTCGCTGATGGTGCGTTCGATGCTGTCGCGTGCGTCGATGTCGTCCGCGAGATCCAACATCTCCCACAGATCCGTTCCGTCGGTGTCGACACCTTCCGCTTCGAGGAGTTCGGCACCTTCCTGTGCGACGGCGTCCCAGTCGACCGCGAGATCGACGAGCGTCCCATCGAGATCGTAGACGATCGCGTCGTACTCGGTCACATCATCGCTCGGTGCTCACCGGTAGTAGGTTTCCCGGTCACCCACCTTTTTTCCGCTCGGGTGGCCGTGGGCCACCACTCGCGCAAAAAATCTGCATTGCAAGAGCTTCGCTCTTGCAGGCTCCCAGATGGACTTCGTCCATCTGAGAGGACTAAAAAAAGCCGCTCGCTGCGCTCCGCTTCGCTCGCGGTGACTACACCTGCGTCTCCCACCACCGCACCGCGACCGCTTCCGCCCCGCGACCGCCTCGCCGACTTTGTTATTCTCAGTCGTCGGCGTGGACGACGGGCGGCTCGCTAACGACGCGTGCGACTTCGGGATAGTGTTGGCGCAAGCCATCGAGATCCCCATGCTGGCGATAGTGGCAGTACTCCGCCAGCGTCGTGACCAACGCTGCTGGGGCACTCGTCGCCTCGGGCTGTTCAGTCACCTCGGCTGGCTCTCGATCGTCTTCCGGCGTGTACACCGACTGGGCGACGGTCCCATCACGTTGTTCGTGATAGCGCACCCGGCCGCCGTTCTCGAACCAACCCGTGACGACCAGCTCTTTTGCCGCCTCATAGCGCGTGACGTTCGCAATGCCGGGCAAATCGTCGTAGTTCGTCTGTGATCGGCCAAGCCCAGCCATCGCTAGAATCTCCTCGATCTGCGTGGCGTGGGCACAGCCCGTACTCCGACAGGGTCGACACCACGTTCCTGTGCCCACATCCACGACGTGATACAGTTCGGCCTTCGAAATTTTCCCTCGATCCTCAACCATCGAGAGGTTCACCGACTCGCCCAGCCGGTCCCAGAACTGAAACACCGGCAGCGTCATCTTCCCCTCACGAACGCAGTTCCCGCGAGCGAAGCGAGCGGCTTTTTTCGCCCACGTTTTTTGCGTGAGGGTGCGCTCCGCGCACCCGAACGGAAAAAAGGTGGAGGGTCATCGCCACCACCGTCCCAACGGACAGCCGATCCGATGATCGAGCCGTGTCTTGACTGGCCGCCCACAGTTCCGGCAGCGTGTGCGCTGTTTGGTTTTCTGATACGATTCGACACCGTTACATGTCTCTGCTTCGTTCCCAATCATGGGTTTTCGTTTGCGGCTGAGAACCCCAGCGTCGGGTGCCTTGAACACCCGGCGCGTTTCAATGAACGCGCATGCGTTGCCGCCATGCTGGCGTTCTCGTTTATCGTTCCTTACCCCTTCACACATAAAAGTACTGACGCAATGAGTAATGTTATGTCACACTAACAACTCGTTCGCCAGTTCGTGCGACTCGGAGCGGACCGAACTGTGGCAGCTATGGAACGGTTGACGATACATGACGATAGAAAATAATTTCTTTTAGAATTATACTCCATCACATCAAAGTGATAAGGTACAAATGCCGATACGCGGCTAACCGGGGTATGGAGACGACCCGTCATTTCACAGCGACCGTCTACATCGTCAACGACGGCGCGACCGCGTTGCATAACCATCAGGAAGTCGGCAAACGCATTCCGCCCGGCGGTCACGTTGATCGGGATGAGCTTCCTCACGAAGCAGGTCTCAGGGAGGTGCGCGAAGAGACGGGACTCGATCCGACGCTACTCGACGACACACAGCTGGTCGATACGCCAGATGGTCGAGTGCTCCCGCGCCCTCGTCATCAAATGCTCTACGACATAAACGTTCACGATGGGGACGTTGGGCACCAACACATCGATCACATCTACTACACGACGGTTCCAAGCCGCGACATCGCTCCCAGACCCGATGAAGTGAGCGCAGACGCGTGGGACTGGTACACGGTGGATGAACTGCGGGACAGCGACCTTTCACCGAACGTCGTTCAGTTCGGTAGCGAAGCGATACGGATGGCAGAAAAATCACTCACCGAGTAGCCCACGAGCGATGACCGTCTTTTGGATCTGGGTGGTGCCCTCGTAGATGGTGGTGATCTTCGCATCACGGTACAGTCGTTCGACGGGGAAATCAGTCGTGTAGCCGTACCCGCCGTGGAGTTGGACGGCGTCGTTGGTCACGTCCATCGCGTTCTCGCTGGCGACGTATTTCGCCGTGCTCGCCGCCATTGGAGCGTCGGGTGCGTCCGCATGGCGTTTGCGGGCCGCCTCCCGAGCCAACAGCCGCCCGGCTTCGGTTTTCGCGTGCATCTCCGCGAGCGTGTGACGAACCGCCTGAATCTCGCTGATCGGCCCACCGAACTGTTCGCGTTCGGTGACGTAGTCGAGCGTCACGTCGAGCGCTGACTGGGCGAGTCCCACCGCTTGGGAGGCAATAGCGATCCGACCGCCGGTGAGGATCGACAGCGCCGCGCTCAACCCTTCCCCCTCGGGTGTGAGCCGGTTCTCGGCGGGAATTCGAACGTCGTCGAACGTGAGCGGCGTGGTGTCGCTCGCCCGCAGTCCGAGTTTGTCCTCTTTGGGCCCGATCGAAAGTCCCTCGGCGTCTTTCGGGACGACGAACTGGGTGATCTCCTCGGGGCCCGTTTTGGCGAACAGCACGATCACGTCAGCACGTTTTCCGTTGGTGATCCACTGCTTGTCACCGTTGATGACGTAGCTATCGCCTGCGTGCCCGCTGGCGCGTTCAGCGGTCGTCTGCATCTGAGCCGGATTCGACCCTGCGCCCGTCTCCGACAGCGCGAACGCCCCCACAGGCCGGCCTTCGGCCATATCGGGCAGCCAGCGCTCTTTCTGCTCGTCGGACCCAAACGACGCGATACAGGAGGTCGCCAGACAGTGCACCGAGAAGGCGGTCGCCACCGCTAACATGCCGTACGCGAGCTGTTCGTTGACGAGACTGTAGGTGACCGGATCGGCGTCGATACCACCGTACTCTTCGGGCACCGTCATCCCCATCAGATCCAGTTCAGCAAGCCCGTCCCACACCGATTCGGGAAACGCTTCGTTTTCGTCGGCCTCGCGTGCGAGCGGTTGGATCTCCTCGACGGCGAACTCGTGGACCAGGTCGCGGATCGCCTCTTGCTCGGTCGTCAGCTCCATATCCGCCCGTCGTGGTGCTGGCGCAAAAATTACCCGTTCGT
The sequence above is drawn from the Halocatena salina genome and encodes:
- a CDS encoding alpha/beta fold hydrolase → MQTVRHDGRETAFRRTDLGQGKPVVYVHGSGGTHKVWVKQYGSHTIDRPAVALDLSGHGKSEDTDTEPGLETITAYADDVCAVVRAVDGGVVVGNSLGGAVGLWLALEEDVAIDGLVLCGTGAKLGVNDGLLELLASDLDGSTELLHGTDMLFHDADGDIESVSKEAMRAVGLDVLRRDFLSCDAFDVRDRLGEISIPCLAITGEHDRLTPVRFHEYLAENIPNCQQVTVPDAAHLSMLEQPERWNDTVRSFVSTV
- the panB gene encoding 3-methyl-2-oxobutanoate hydroxymethyltransferase; translated protein: MPSVTAIRSMAGSESVTMLTAYDAPTARLVEEAGIDIILVGDSMGNAALGYESTLPVTVDEMASHTEAVARATEEALVVADMPFLSFGVEQAESVRNCGRMLKEAGAGAVKLESGPHTVDLTERLVQLGIPVMAHLGLTPQRVNELGGYTRQGTTEKAAEEILDLAHAHEDAGAFSLVLEHVPANLAAHVTDELDIPTIGIGAGPDCDGQVLVFHDAVGLSESPPPFATAFGNVREELQHALDGYVEAVESGTFPAEEHSHVEDALDELY
- a CDS encoding DUF2270 domain-containing protein, which codes for MTTDEGRDFDPESPEEREIGREMVDQSVGLGSVAAHLYRGEMDRVTTWRQRLDETINWVVTILAAIIVYAFSAQGRDEIILAGIVVITVFLGVEARRYQDYDVFRARARMLQQNLFANALDPSLGVEHRTWRRDLSNDYRHPTTKVPFAEALARRLRRVYLPLITLLIASWLFKVTALSTDSWESTAAVGTVPGTVIGVVVALYYVAVVLITVWPRDRQAKGEFEDREYGEWKRNE
- a CDS encoding DUF5822 domain-containing protein, with the protein product MPEHIETTTPEGVDYGWVMQVTFVVTILLGAPAIAVLSLNVGPLPTWTDRAAFALRVGSVVWIVTAISVFLYARQTQGQT
- a CDS encoding HAD family hydrolase translates to MTEYDAIVYDLDGTLVDLAVDWDAVAQEGAELLEAEGVDTDGTDLWEMLDLADDIDARDSIERTISEHECRGAERSTRLPTAAELPRSVPVAVCSLNCERACRLALEHHDIATHIETVIGRDTVVTRKPDPEPLLAAVRGLDKTPEKTLFVGDSRRDELTADRAGTAYRYV
- a CDS encoding NUDIX hydrolase; this translates as METTRHFTATVYIVNDGATALHNHQEVGKRIPPGGHVDRDELPHEAGLREVREETGLDPTLLDDTQLVDTPDGRVLPRPRHQMLYDINVHDGDVGHQHIDHIYYTTVPSRDIAPRPDEVSADAWDWYTVDELRDSDLSPNVVQFGSEAIRMAEKSLTE
- a CDS encoding acyl-CoA dehydrogenase family protein, producing the protein MELTTEQEAIRDLVHEFAVEEIQPLAREADENEAFPESVWDGLAELDLMGMTVPEEYGGIDADPVTYSLVNEQLAYGMLAVATAFSVHCLATSCIASFGSDEQKERWLPDMAEGRPVGAFALSETGAGSNPAQMQTTAERASGHAGDSYVINGDKQWITNGKRADVIVLFAKTGPEEITQFVVPKDAEGLSIGPKEDKLGLRASDTTPLTFDDVRIPAENRLTPEGEGLSAALSILTGGRIAIASQAVGLAQSALDVTLDYVTEREQFGGPISEIQAVRHTLAEMHAKTEAGRLLAREAARKRHADAPDAPMAASTAKYVASENAMDVTNDAVQLHGGYGYTTDFPVERLYRDAKITTIYEGTTQIQKTVIARGLLGE